Below is a genomic region from Kribbella qitaiheensis.
GCGGGGAGTTGGACCGCGGAGGCTGCTAGGAGGCTGCCGATCTGGTGGCCGGTGTGGCCTAGGGAGGCGCCGCTGGAGATGCCGGAGCCCAGGCCGCCGACGAGGATCAGGACGGCTGTGCCGAAGAGGGCCATCAGGACGTGGCTGGCCAGCCAGCGGGTGCGGGAGATGCCTGTCGCGAGGAGCGGTTCGGCGCGGAGGGCGGTTTCCTCGCTGCGGAGGCGGAGGGCTGCCTGGATGCCGTAGGCGGTGGCGATCAGGCCGAGCAGGCCCATCTCGGTGGACAGGAACGCGTTGGTGATGCCGTCCACGCCGCCGAGCTTCTCCACCATCTCCCGGGCATCAGGGCTGGTGACGAAACCTTCCACGTTGCTGGCGATGTTGCCGACGATGAACCCGAGCAGCAGGAACGCGAATCCCCAGCCGTACAAGGAACCTCGATGCAGCCGCCAAGCCAGTGCCAACGGTGAACGCAGGGACCGCGCAGCCTGCGCAGGCCCCGGTCGCGGGCGGACCAGGCCGGCACCGATATCCCGGCGACTCAAGAGCCGGAACGCAACGCCCACTACAACCACGGTCAGCGCGAGGGGCAGCAACGCGACGGCAAAGCGGTCGCCCGCATACGCGCGGATCTGTTGCGACCAACCGATCGGCGACAACCACGAGATCCACCGCGGTCCATCCGCAGAAGCGGAGTCGCCGAGCGCGCGTAGTACGTAGCTGACACCCAGTACTACGGCCGTCAACCCGTTCGCGGTCCGGGCGCCCTCAGTGAGCTGAGCCGTGACAGCACCAACAGCGGCGAAAACCAGCCCGGACGTGATCCACACCAGCCCGAAAGCCAGCGAACCAGCGGTAGGCAAACCCACACCGATCAAGCTCAGAGCAGTCAGCAGACCGAGCACGATCACCATGCCGCCCGAGACGATCAGGGCCGCCGTCACCGCGGCGTACCGGCCGAGTACGCCGGCGCTGAGCAACTCGAGCCGCCCCGACTCCTCCTCGGTCCGCGTGTGCCGGACGACGAAGATCGCAGCCAGCAGGCCGACCATCAACGCACCGAAGGAGGTCAGCTTGAACAGCGATACCTCACCGAGCGAAGTGGGGTCGAAAAGCCTTCCGTACAAGGAAACCAGGGCCGGTGACGAGTTCGTCGTGTTTGCCGCTGATACCCGCGAGGCGACGTCCGGGTAGAGGTCGATCGACGCCTGCGCCGAGCCCGCCGCCATCGAGACGAAGACGATGATCCAGACCGGCAGCAGCACCCGGTCGCGCCGGAGCGCCAGGCGCACCAACGTCGTAGTACCGAGGAAGTCGTTCATTCCGCCGCCACCATCTCAGCCGCGGCGTCGTCCTCGTAGTGCCGCAGGAACAGCTCTTCCAAGGTCGGCGGCTGAGCCACCAGGCTCTTG
It encodes:
- a CDS encoding ABC transporter permease, whose translation is MNDFLGTTTLVRLALRRDRVLLPVWIIVFVSMAAGSAQASIDLYPDVASRVSAANTTNSSPALVSLYGRLFDPTSLGEVSLFKLTSFGALMVGLLAAIFVVRHTRTEEESGRLELLSAGVLGRYAAVTAALIVSGGMVIVLGLLTALSLIGVGLPTAGSLAFGLVWITSGLVFAAVGAVTAQLTEGARTANGLTAVVLGVSYVLRALGDSASADGPRWISWLSPIGWSQQIRAYAGDRFAVALLPLALTVVVVGVAFRLLSRRDIGAGLVRPRPGPAQAARSLRSPLALAWRLHRGSLYGWGFAFLLLGFIVGNIASNVEGFVTSPDAREMVEKLGGVDGITNAFLSTEMGLLGLIATAYGIQAALRLRSEETALRAEPLLATGISRTRWLASHVLMALFGTAVLILVGGLGSGISSGASLGHTGHQIGSLLAASAVQLPAIWLVTGLVVVLFGLAPKLVTAAWALFVAFLLIGQFGPIFDLPQGVMDISPYAHTPRLPGGTFTATPVIALLAIAAALLAAGFYTFRHRDITT